The nucleotide window ACACCCGCCGCGACGCCCTGCTGGCGGCGGCGGAGCTGGTGGAAAAAGGCGCCAATCCCCAATGGATTTCTGAAAACGTCTATGAATCCGACCATCCGGGGCGGATTCGGTTGCTGGCGATGGTTTTGCCGACTCTGACTTTGGAAGAAGAGGGACGGGTAGGTTCGCTTGTTGTGACGCAAAAAGCCCTTGCCGAGGCCGGGGCGCTTCCCGATCATGCCGAGGGGTTCGTCGATTTTCCCCGTTCCATCCGCGGCGTGGAAATTTCCCTGCTGTATTCCGAGCTGGTTGACGGGCGCTTCAAGATCAGCCTCCGCTCCAAGGGGAAAGCAAATGTAGAGCGCGTTGCCCGGTTCTTTGGCGGGGGGGGGCATGTCAACGCCGCCGGCTTCCGCATTTCCGGGGAGCTGTCGGAGATTCGCAGGCGCGTCAGTGAGGCGATCAGGGATTGCATATTTTAAATATTAAGCTGCGCTTTCAACGCATGAACGGGGTTGTGGTCATCGACAAACCCTCGGGGATGACCTCTCATGACGTTGTCGCGCGTGTCCGCAGGATTTCAGGCATAAGCAAGGTCGGCCATACGGGGACGCTGGATCCTCTCGCTACGGGCGTTTTGCCGGTTTGCCTGAATGAAGCGACAAAATTAGTGCAGTTTCTGGCAAATGACGGCAAAGAGTACCGGGCGACTCTGCTGCTTGGGGTCAGAACCGATACCCTCGATACGGAGGGAAGCGTTCTTTCCCGGGAGGTTCCGCTGGTCAGCCGGGAGCAGGTGGAAACGGTTTTAAAAAACTTTATCGGGAAGCTAAAGCAGACTGTCCCGCGGTACTCGGCGGTTAAGGTGAAAGGCCGGGCTCTTTACGATTGGACGAGGCGGGGAATAGACGTTGAGCCTCCGGAACGGGAGGTGGAGATTTACGATGTCCGCATCAATGAATTTTCTCTTCCGGAGGTTGTCTTCACCGTTTCCTGCTCCAAGGGCACGTATATCCGCTCTTTGTGTGCGGAGGCCGGGGAGGCGCTCGGTTGCGGCGGGTGTATGTCGGGGTTGCGCCGGACGCGCAGCGGCATGTTCAATCTCGATTCAGCTATAGCCCTGGACGGCCTTCTGCAAGAGGAGGGATGGGCACAAGCGGCGACAAAATTGACGCCGCTTGTGGAACTGCTGCCGGAATTCCCGCTTATTGAGGTTGACCGGCCGCTGGCGGAAAAATTAAAAAATGGCTATCAACCGACAGGCGAGGTTCTGCTCCGTTATCATATTCCTTTTCTTGCGGAAGGAGATGTGGTAAAACTCGTAACCGACGAAAGCCGCCTCGTGGCTGTGGCCCGGATGTTATGTTCGTCGGAGGAGCTGTTTTCCGACCGGCTGAAGATCCAGGCAGTAAAGATTTTACGCGTCTTTGATGACTGATGAGGATGTTGATTTTCGTTATAACAGCAATTAATTAAGGGAGGACGAAAGAAGTGTTAGATGTAGGCAAAAGAAAAGAAATTATTGGTAATTATCAGTTGCACGAGAAGGATACCGGCTCTCCGGAGGTTCAGGTCGCTCTTCTGAGCGCCAGGATAGAGTACCTGACGGAACATTTCAAGACGCACAAGAAGGATCATCATTCTCGACGCGGACTGCTGAAACTGGTAGGCCAAAGACGCAGACTGCTCGACTATATGAAGGAGAAGGACGTCGAACGCTACCGGACGGTGATCGGACGTCTTGGTCTCAGGAAGTAGCATCAGACAATTGTGCGGGACATCGGGCAGAAGCAGGAAGTAAAAAGTAAACAGTAAAAAGTTGCGTGCCGGGGAAAGTTGCCTTAACGGCTGGTTATTGATTCCCTGCAGCCGGCTTTTTGCTTTTGCCTTTTACTTGCTGCGCTGTTTACGTCCCGCACGCAAACATTTAATTGAAGAGGTGAGTATGATTAAGACATTCAATGCGGAATTTGCAGGCAGAACAATCTCCCTGAAAACGGATTATCTGGCAGGGCAGGCGGACGGCGCGGTTTTGGCCACTTATGGAGAGACAGTCGTTCTGGTAACCGCCGTTTCTCTGAAAACGGCAAGGGAGGGCGGCGATTTTCTCCCGCTTACGGTTGATTATCAGGAGAGGACCTATGCCGCGGGCAAGATCCCGGGCGGTTTTTTCAAACGGGAGGGGCGTCCCAACGAAAAGGAGATCCTGACCTCGCGGATCATCGATCGTTCCATCCGGCCGCTCTTTCCCAAAAATTATTTTCATGAAACCCAGCTTGTGGCATCGGTTCTTTCCGTTGATGAGGAGAACGATTCCGATGTGACCGCGATGCTTGCGGCCTCGGCGGCTCTGGAGATTTCGGATATCCCGTTCAAAGGGCCGATTGCCGGGGTGCGCGTCTGCCGTGTGGACGGCGCTTTGCTGGCGAATCCGCCCCTGGCGCTTCAGGAAAAAAGCGAGCTGAACCTCTTTTTGGTGGGGCGCAAGATCGTTCCGGGGACGGAGGGAAGGGATTACGATGTCAACCTGGTGATGCTCGAAGGGGCGCTGCAAGAGGTGGCAGAGGATATCGTCGTGGACGCGATCAGTTTCGGCCTGGAGGCGATGCGTCCGGTGATCGACCTGCAGGACAAAGTGCGCGGCGAAATCGGCAAGCCGAAACGGGCTTTTAAGGCGCCTCCGGTGGATGAGGAACTCGCAGCAAAGGTGACGGAAATTGCCCTGCCGGGGCTCAAAGAGGGCTACTCGATCGCGGGAAAGCTGGAGCGCTACGCCAAACTCGGCGATGTCCGGAGAAACGTCGTCCAGGAATTGACGGCGGAAAACCCAGGGCTGAAGGGCAAGATACTGGAGATTGTCGAATCGCTGGAAAGGCGCATCCTGCGCGAAATGATTATTAAAGAAAATCGCCGGATCGATGGCCGCTCGAGCACGGAGGTGCGTCCGATAACGTGCGAAGTCGGCATGCTGCCCCGCGCCCACGGCTCGGCGATCTTCACCCGGGGCGAGACGCAGGCATTAGTCACGGTCACGCTGGGGACGTCCCATGACGAGCAGCGGATGGACTATATTGCCGGTGAGGAGACGCGTTCCTTCCTGCTCCATTACAACTTCCCCCCCTACTCGGTCGGCGAGGCCAAGCCGCTCCGCAGTCCGGGTCGGCGCGAGATCGGCCACGGGGCGCTGGCCAGAAGGGCGCTGCTTCCGGTTTTGCCCACGAAGGATTCGTTTCCCTATACGATCAGGGTCGTTTCCGACATTATGGCCTCCAATGGCTCCTCTTCGATGGCGACCGTCTGCGGCGGCTGCCTGGCCCTGATGGACGCCGGGGTCCCGATTCGGGACATCGTTGCGGGGGTGGCGATGG belongs to Syntrophobacterales bacterium and includes:
- the truB gene encoding tRNA pseudouridine(55) synthase TruB, with protein sequence MHILNIKLRFQRMNGVVVIDKPSGMTSHDVVARVRRISGISKVGHTGTLDPLATGVLPVCLNEATKLVQFLANDGKEYRATLLLGVRTDTLDTEGSVLSREVPLVSREQVETVLKNFIGKLKQTVPRYSAVKVKGRALYDWTRRGIDVEPPEREVEIYDVRINEFSLPEVVFTVSCSKGTYIRSLCAEAGEALGCGGCMSGLRRTRSGMFNLDSAIALDGLLQEEGWAQAATKLTPLVELLPEFPLIEVDRPLAEKLKNGYQPTGEVLLRYHIPFLAEGDVVKLVTDESRLVAVARMLCSSEELFSDRLKIQAVKILRVFDD
- the rpsO gene encoding 30S ribosomal protein S15, which produces MLDVGKRKEIIGNYQLHEKDTGSPEVQVALLSARIEYLTEHFKTHKKDHHSRRGLLKLVGQRRRLLDYMKEKDVERYRTVIGRLGLRK
- a CDS encoding polyribonucleotide nucleotidyltransferase, giving the protein MIKTFNAEFAGRTISLKTDYLAGQADGAVLATYGETVVLVTAVSLKTAREGGDFLPLTVDYQERTYAAGKIPGGFFKREGRPNEKEILTSRIIDRSIRPLFPKNYFHETQLVASVLSVDEENDSDVTAMLAASAALEISDIPFKGPIAGVRVCRVDGALLANPPLALQEKSELNLFLVGRKIVPGTEGRDYDVNLVMLEGALQEVAEDIVVDAISFGLEAMRPVIDLQDKVRGEIGKPKRAFKAPPVDEELAAKVTEIALPGLKEGYSIAGKLERYAKLGDVRRNVVQELTAENPGLKGKILEIVESLERRILREMIIKENRRIDGRSSTEVRPITCEVGMLPRAHGSAIFTRGETQALVTVTLGTSHDEQRMDYIAGEETRSFLLHYNFPPYSVGEAKPLRSPGRREIGHGALARRALLPVLPTKDSFPYTIRVVSDIMASNGSSSMATVCGGCLALMDAGVPIRDIVAGVAMGLLQEEGKVVVLTDILGDEDHAGDMDFKVCGTEKGINSMQMDIKIDNLTKDILRKALSQAREGRLYIIGKLRETLAAPNIEMSKHAPKITTVKVRPEKVRDVIGSGGKNIRQIVAETGVEINIEDDGTVTIASSDADASSRAVAMVKWLTEEAEVGKIYTGTVKKIVDFGAFVEIIPGTEGLLHISQLAKERVNKVTDILQEGDEVKVKVLEVDKQGKIRLSRKDALE